A region from the Panicum hallii strain FIL2 chromosome 1, PHallii_v3.1, whole genome shotgun sequence genome encodes:
- the LOC112895466 gene encoding E3 ubiquitin-protein ligase EL5-like — MAGEPAEDDGTSCSRWSCDFAVAHAIFGTGFITAPVAVLHLLRRPHSGAATFFAAFAVFFATISLVLCCRFYAELKRPPCPRWLSAAPESSSRGSGDYEAATGAVLSHDHLREPVMMVRVETQAALAGDRIPSYEHCDGAADCAVCLGEVEKGEAVRRLPACKHVFHTECIGMWLRTHATCPVCRRGVVLALERPPEVVVDIGAVQAQPGPT, encoded by the coding sequence ATGGCCGGCGAGCCCGCCGAGGACGACGGCACCTCCTGCTCCCGGTGGAGCTGCGACTTCGCCGTCGCGCACGCCATCTTCGGCACCGGGTTCATCACCGCGCCGGTGGCCGTCCTCCACCTCCTCAGGCGCCCGCACTCGGGCGCCGCCACCTTCTTCGCGGCGTTCGCCGTCTTCTTCGCCACCATCAGCCTCGTTCTCTGCTGCCGGTTCTACGCGGAGCTCAAGCGCCCGCCCTGCCCGCGCTGGCTCTCCGCGGCACCAGAGTCGTCGTCCCGCGGCAGCGGCGATTATGAAGCGGCGACGGGGGCGGTGCTGTCACACGACCACCTCCGAGAACCGGTGATGATGGTCCGCGTTGAGACGCAGGCCGCCCTCGCCGGTGACCGCATCCCGAGCTACGAGCACTGTGACGGCGCCGCGGACTGCGCGGTGTGCCTGGGCGAGGTGGAGAAGGGGGAGGCCGTGCGGCGGCTGCCGGCGTGCAAGCACGTGTTCCACACGGAGTGCATCGGCATGTGGCTGCGCACGCACGCGACTTGCCCGGTTTGCCGGCGCGGCGTGGTGCTGGCGCTCGAACGGCCGCCGGAGGTGGTCGTGGACATCGGAGCCGTTCAGGCACAGCCCGGACCGACATGA